A genomic stretch from Helianthus annuus cultivar XRQ/B chromosome 1, HanXRQr2.0-SUNRISE, whole genome shotgun sequence includes:
- the LOC110865330 gene encoding NADH dehydrogenase [ubiquinone] flavoprotein 2, mitochondrial — translation MLGRLASRRLTEIRQVFRQSPQATRSLSAALNYHLDSPDNNPDLPWEFSDANKPKVKEILSHYPSNYKQSAVIPLLDLAQQQHGGWLPVSAMNAVAKVIEVAPIRVYEVATFYSMFNRAKVGKYHLLVCGTTPCMIRGSRDIEDALLKHLGVKRNEVTKDGLFSVGEMECMGCCVNAPMITVADYSNGSEGYTYNYYEDVTPKRVVEIVEALRRGEKPPRGTQNPQRINCGPEGGNTTLLGEPKPPPCRDLDAC, via the exons ATGTTGGGTCGATTGGCATCCAGACGTCTCACCGAGATCCGTCAAGTCTTCCGTCAATCACCTCAGGCGACTCGATCGTTATCCGCTGCCCTAAATTAT CACCTTGATTCTCCTGATAATAATCCGGATCTTCCTTGGGAGTTTAGTGATGCTAACAAACCTAAG GTAAAGGAGATATTGTCTCATTATCCGTCAAATTACAAGCAGTCTGCAGTCATTCCTCTGCTGGATCTTGCACAACAGCAGCATGGGGGGTGGCTTCCTGTTTCAGCAATGAATGCG GTGGCTAAAGTGATAGAAGTTGCTCCTATTCGCGTGTACGAGGTTGCGACATTTTATTCAATGTTCAACAGAGCAAAG GTCGGCAAATATCATCTTTTGGTCTGTGGAACAACTCCTTGTATGATTCGTGGGTCACGAGATATTGAAGATGCATTGTTGAAGCACTTGGGAGTTAAACGGAATG AGGTTACAAAAGATGGCTTATTCTCTGTCGGAGAAATGGAATGCATG GGTTGCTGTGTAAATGCTCCTATGATTACTGTGGCAGATTATTCAAATGGATCTGAAGGATATACATATAACTACTAT GAAGATGTAACACCAAAGAGAGTTGTAGAAATAGTCGAGGCTCTAAGACGTGGAGAGAAGCCACCG CGTGGCACACAGAACCCACAGCGGATCAATTGCGGGCCAGAAGGTGGGAACACTACATTGTTGGGTGAGCCCAAACCGCCCCCATGTCGTGACCTAGACGCCTGCTGA